The following are encoded in a window of Fulvia fulva chromosome 7, complete sequence genomic DNA:
- a CDS encoding Transcriptional regulator, whose translation MTDARDGPLGIRKHQCEYCPKSFKRREHWQRHSRSHTNEKPFECRFCQKCFARRDLVTRHEKTLHANDGSPTRSPTGVRRPSTAIASNHLSPTSGKSGMNDVLSPQTNEPWDGIESLAATVSPTYPSTQAIENFEHYAAPSANGFEEFLDPALRMPSDGADAWDWTVTQPSQSANATVMRQTAEDPTASSSGEAAMSNNDQESAAVVPESVVKDLLNHTPGPSLIDNTNPPSTHLVRVCLAAYFESFNVHLPLIHQPTFQYTDEPPQLLLAMAAIGALYRLERKVATYLYLAAEASLPDATFVSDQTCADLFYAGDLASPDAAVDNIQTIKLADARTLLLLMLFGAFSGNREVSENAIGRQGRLANAYHSIARNVQRESQLPASSIGWSGWLRLESHRRLLHGIWVACNLSTAVYGIRPGVSVPLHGDVQLSCHDTLWWATTAAEWQVSVGDAQPSPTIKAAVEVLCSDDHATLAHLPTSSTFAVTVLMHAFSVHTWHSANSFGGSGSESILHGLSASRRLLQDGAPPLTGSIEPRSDFLFNASAISRIAYSRSCSALATTDRSAMLRGDTAASTAAMRDYIQEPIPRTPATLAAVENVFETFVFQDRGGILLIRKTAGLVWSFEHVIAAWDSVLLLTKWLHESSTDTESGEQALRDHVAATLEHEGCNIEPEGSMAAAVARFFSLFCDEWVWGVTARMGTVLRSIADLLEETHSKSKEP comes from the exons ATGACAGACGCGCGAGATGGCCCACTTGGGATCAGAAAGCACCAGTGCGAATACTGCCCCAAGTCTTTCAAGCGGAGAGAACATTGGCAGAGACACTCTCGGAGCC ACACTAACGAGAAGCCGTTTGAATGCCGATTCTGTCAAAAGTGCTTCGCACGCAGAGATCTCGTCACCCGGCACGAAAAGACTTTGCACGCCAACGATGGCTCTCCTACACGATCTCCCACCGGTGTGCGAAGACCGAGCACGGCCATTGCGAGTAACCATCTTAGTCCCACCAGTGGAAAGTCTGGCATGAACGATGTGCTCTCGCCACAGACCAATGAGCCCTGGGATGGCATCGAGTCCTTGGCGGCCACGGTATCACCGACATACCCATCGACACAAGCCATCGAGAACTTTGAACACTACGCAGCACCTTCTGCGAATGGCTTCGAGGAGTTCTTGGATCCAGCACTTCGAATGCCGAGCGATGGCGCAGATGCTTGGGACTGGACCGTGACTCAGCCGTCGCAGAGTGCAAACGCCACCGTCATGAGGCAGACAGCAGAGGATCCGACAGCCTCCAGCTCTGGTGAAGCAGCGATGAGCAATAACGATCAAGAATCTGCCGCCGTTGTCCCAGAGTCTGTGGTCAAGGACCTCCTCAACCACACTCCCGGTCCCTCTCTCATCGATAACACAAACCCTCCCAGCACACACCTGGTCCGCGTATGCTTAGCAGCCTACTTCGAATCCTTCAACGTCCACTTGCCCTTGATCCATCAGCCGACTTTTCAATACACTGATGAACCACCTCAGCTACTGCTAGCAATGGCGGCAATCGGTGCATTGTATCGTCTGGAGCGCAAGGTAGCCACATATCTGTACCTTGCAGCAGAAGCAAGTCTTCCCGATGCCACCTTCGTATCCGACCAGACATGCGCCGATCTGTTCTACGCCGGAGATCTCGCCTCACCGGACGCAGCTGTCGACAACATACAGACCATCAAATTAGCCGATGCTAGGACCCTGCTCCTCCTGATGCTGTTCGGTGCCTTTAGTGGCAATCGCGAAGTGTCCGAAAATGCCATTGGGAGGCAGGGTAGACTGGCCAATGCATATCACAGTATAGCGCGCAACGTACAGCGTGAGAGCCAATTGCCTGCTTCTTCGATCGGCTGGTCAGGCTGGTTGCGGTTGGAAAGTCATCGACGCTTACTTCACGGTATCTGGGTCGCGTGCAATTTGTCGACGGCCGTTTATGGTATCCGACCCGGCGTATCGGTCCCCTTGCATGGTGATGTTCAGCTTTCGTGCCACGACACACTGTGGTGGGCGACCACGGCGGCTGAGTGGCAGGTATCGGTTGGCGACGCGCAGCCATCACCTACAATCAAGGCGGCTGTCGAGGTGCTTTGCAGCGATGACCATGCCACCTTAGCCCATCTGCCGACTAGCTCAACGTTTGCGGTCACGGTTTTGATGCACGCTTTTTCAGTCCATACATGGCATAGTGCCAATAGCTTCGGCGGATCAGGGTCTGAGAGCATACTTCACGGCCTCTCAGCATCCAGGCGACTACTACAAGATGGTGCGCCACCTCTGACGGGGTCAATCGAGCCAAGATCAGACTTTCTGTTCAACGCAAGCGCGATCTCTCGGATTGCATACAGCCGTTCATGTTCAGCCCTGGCGACTACCGATCGATCAGCTATGTTGCGAGGTGATACTGCTGCCAGTACGGCTGCTATGCGTGACTACATCCAAGAGCCCATACCTCGCACTCCTGCAACTCTCGCTGCCGTGGAGAACGTATTCGAAACCTTTGTCTTCCAGGACCGAGGTGGCATATTGCTGATCCGCAAGACGGCGGGTCTCGTGTGGAGTTTCGAACATGTGATTGCTGCTTGGGATTCGGTCTTGTTGCTTACAAAGTGGCTGCACGAGAGCAGTACTGACACAGAGTCTGGCGAGCAAGCACTCCGAGACCACGTCGCTGCTACGCTTGAGCATGAGGGCTGCAATATCGAGCCCGAGGGTTCGATGGCGGCGGCAGTAGCACGCTTCTTCTCGTTGTTCTGTGATGAGTGGGTCTGGGGAG TCACAGCCCGGATGGGGACCGTACTGCGTTCTATCGCTGATCTCCTAGAGGAGACACACTCCAAGTCCAAAGAGCCCTAA